The proteins below come from a single Drosophila miranda strain MSH22 chromosome Y unlocalized genomic scaffold, D.miranda_PacBio2.1 Contig_Y1_pilon, whole genome shotgun sequence genomic window:
- the LOC117190815 gene encoding probable cytochrome P450 12a5, mitochondrial translates to MLKVRSGLSIIQAQKAALSVSSPLRWQTTAAVAEPRNDAEWLQARPFDQIPSTTFLSTVRNFMPGGNRPGSDTLRYHRKTHRKDLFQGVEGALPTPGKTWSDFRSAVNLVLMQPKTVRLYYKKMSQVNQEFVQRIKALRDIDTQEAPDDFLNVINRWTLESVSVVALDKQLGLLKESGDNDQAVLLFKYLDDFFELTADLEMKPSIWRYVKTPKLMKLMKSLDGVQEITSAYVDEAIERLEKEAKEGVVRPESEQSVLEKLLKIDKKVATVMAMDMLMAGVDTTSSTFTAALLCLSKNPEKQAVLREEVMKVLPEKDSEFTEASMKNVPYLRACIKESQRIYPLVIGNGRFLNRDSVLSGYQVPAGTCVSMVPLSLLSSEEHFPKAAEFLPERWIRNATDSNGQCPANDLKLKNPFVFLPFGFGPRMCVGKRIVDMELELGIARLIRNFSIEFNHPTENAFRSTLINLPNSKHISHPKLSLQLENLEGTYLQ, encoded by the exons CGTTGGCAGACCACAGCAGCTGTAGCAGAGCCCAGAAATGATGCAGAGTGGCTACAAGCTCGTCCCTTTGATCAGATTCCTAGTACAACTTTTCTGTCTACTGTTCGGAATTTTATGCCTGGAGGAAATCGGCCTGGCAGCGATACTCTTCGCTATCATCGGAAGACTCATAGAAAGGATTTATTCCAGGGAGTGGAGGGAGCTTTACCCACACCAGGAAAAACCTGGAGCGACTTTCGATCGGCTGTAAATCTTGTCCTAATGCAGCCGAAGACCGTGCGGCTTTACTATAAGAAGATGTCCCAAGTGAACCAGGAGTTTGTGCAACG TATTAAAGCACTCCGTGATATCGATACCCAGGAAGCTCCAGATGATTTCTTAAACGTTATAAATCGGTGGACCCTCGAGTCAGTCTCTGTGGTGGCTCTGGACAAGCAGTTGGGACTGCTCAAAGAGTCGGGCGATAACGACCAGGCTGTGTTACTTTTCAAGTACCTGGACGatttttttgaattaacaGCCGATCTGGAGATGAAGCCCTCCATCTGGCGTTACGTTAAAACACCCAAGCTAATGAAGCTAATGAAGTCCCTAGATGGCGTTCAAGAAATAACTTCAGCGTATGTAGACGAAGCTATAGAGCGTCTAGAGAAAGAGGCCAAGGAGGGTGTTGTCCGCCCTGAGAGCGAGCAGAGTGTACTGGAAAAGCTGCTCAAGATCGACAAAAAGGTGGCGACGGTTATGGCCATGGACATGCTAATGGCCGGAGTGGATACC ACCTCAAGTACCTTTACAGCGGCCTTGCTGTGCCTTTCCAAGAATCCGGAGAAGCAGGCCGTACTCCGAGAAGAGGTGATGAAGGTTCTACCCGAGAAGGACTCCGAATTCACTGAGGCATCGATGAAGAACGTTCCCTATCTACGTGCCTGCATCAAAGAGTCACAACGGATCTATCCTTTGGTCATCGGCAATGGCCGATTTCTCAATCGGGACAGCGTTTTGAGCGGATACCAAGTGCCAGCTGGTACCTGTGTGTCGATGGTTCCCCTGAGCTTGCTATCAAGCGAGGAGCACTTCCCCAAGGCTGCTGAGTTCCTGCCAGAACGTTGGATTCGTAACGCCACAGACTCCAACGGGCAATGCCCGGCaaatgacttgaagctgaagaaTCCGTTTGTGTTCTTGCCCTTCGGATTTGGACCCCGGATGTGCGTTGGAAAGCGCATCGTGGACATGGAGCTCGAGCTGGGCATCGCTCGACTCATTCGGAACTTTAGCATCGAGTTCAATCATCCCACGGAGAACGCTTTCCGCTCCACCCTGATCAATTTGCCCAACagtaaacacatttctcatcctaaattatctttacaactggaaaaccttgaaggaacttatttgcaa